The following proteins are encoded in a genomic region of Deinococcus proteolyticus MRP:
- a CDS encoding PhoX family protein: protein MSHSPEQTPEKRSFWHQLLDTRISRRSAITTAAATAAAASLPVSFAQAQQSGVTTANNGAPIGVTPRENARTYPPFRPIEPTRADDLTLPPGFRYQILAPWGEEFTQDGRTIGFNHDFIGYFPADMLEGGHSSTDAYLTINHEYVNSLFLGTEERTPANIEKEKRAMGVSVVRVRQQGGEWKVVKDAKNRAVDGLYDIELTGPVRGTDAVKGATMVKGTVGNCSGGQTPWGTLLTCEENVDGYVKAWEGSGYEAMHQGWVTEIDPFDPAWTPKKRTGMGRFRHENVAPGRTADGRFVGYMGDDMQDSCVYKFVSRQPISGDRAADRNLLEDGDLYVANFGNGTWVLLDYDKNKKLQDAKKDDKPLFSSQAEVLADARAAALAVGGTPVDRPEDIEIHPLNGDVYIALTNNSKHGNYFGHIVRLTEEGSDHAATSFKWDVFAYGGPSAGFASPDNLVFDPYGNLWMVTDNSDLGTNPIKDFHGNNAMFFMPTEGPNAGKAYRFAVGPVEAEMTGPTWSPDGKTLFVSIQHPGEDSESLDKLTSNFAAKPGSRIPRPTLVAIQGFPGWKA, encoded by the coding sequence ATGTCTCATTCCCCTGAGCAGACCCCTGAAAAGCGCTCGTTCTGGCACCAGCTGCTGGACACCCGCATCAGCCGCCGCAGCGCGATTACGACTGCCGCTGCGACGGCTGCTGCTGCCAGCCTGCCGGTGAGCTTCGCGCAGGCCCAGCAGAGCGGCGTGACCACTGCCAACAACGGCGCCCCCATCGGCGTGACGCCCCGCGAGAATGCCCGCACCTACCCTCCCTTCCGTCCTATTGAGCCCACCCGCGCCGACGACCTGACCCTGCCCCCCGGCTTCCGCTACCAGATTCTGGCTCCCTGGGGCGAGGAGTTCACCCAGGACGGCCGCACCATCGGCTTCAACCACGACTTTATCGGCTACTTCCCTGCCGACATGCTTGAAGGCGGCCACAGCAGCACCGACGCCTACCTCACCATCAACCACGAGTACGTGAACTCGCTGTTCCTGGGCACCGAGGAGCGCACCCCCGCCAACATCGAAAAGGAAAAGCGCGCCATGGGTGTCAGCGTGGTGCGCGTGCGCCAGCAGGGCGGCGAGTGGAAAGTGGTCAAGGACGCCAAGAACCGCGCTGTGGACGGCCTGTACGATATCGAGCTGACTGGCCCGGTGCGCGGCACCGACGCCGTGAAGGGCGCCACGATGGTCAAGGGCACTGTGGGCAACTGCTCGGGCGGCCAGACCCCCTGGGGCACGCTGCTCACCTGCGAAGAGAACGTGGACGGCTATGTCAAGGCCTGGGAAGGCAGCGGCTACGAGGCCATGCACCAGGGCTGGGTGACCGAAATTGACCCCTTCGACCCTGCCTGGACCCCCAAGAAGCGCACCGGCATGGGCCGCTTCCGCCATGAGAACGTGGCTCCCGGCCGCACCGCCGACGGCCGCTTCGTGGGCTACATGGGCGACGACATGCAGGATTCGTGCGTGTACAAGTTCGTGAGCCGCCAGCCCATCAGCGGCGACCGCGCCGCTGACCGCAACCTGCTGGAAGACGGCGACCTGTACGTGGCCAACTTCGGCAACGGCACCTGGGTGCTGCTGGATTACGACAAGAACAAGAAGCTGCAGGACGCCAAAAAGGACGACAAGCCGCTGTTCAGCAGCCAGGCCGAAGTGCTGGCCGACGCCCGCGCCGCCGCGCTGGCCGTGGGCGGCACCCCGGTGGACCGCCCCGAGGATATCGAGATTCATCCGCTGAACGGTGACGTGTACATCGCCCTGACCAACAACTCCAAGCACGGCAACTACTTCGGCCACATCGTGCGCCTGACCGAAGAAGGCAGCGACCACGCCGCCACGAGCTTCAAGTGGGACGTGTTCGCCTACGGCGGCCCCAGCGCCGGCTTCGCCAGCCCCGACAACCTGGTGTTCGACCCCTACGGCAACCTGTGGATGGTCACCGACAACTCCGACCTGGGCACCAACCCCATCAAGGACTTCCACGGCAACAACGCCATGTTCTTTATGCCCACCGAAGGCCCCAACGCCGGCAAGGCCTACCGCTTCGCCGTGGGCCCGGTCGAGGCCGAGATGACCGGTCCCACCTGGTCCCCGGACGGCAAGACGCTGTTCGTGTCCATCCAGCACCCCGGCGAGGACTCCGAGAGCCTGGACAAGCTGACCTCCAACTTCGCGGCCAAGCCCGGCAGCCGCATCCCCCGCCCCACCCTGGTCGCCATTCAGGGCTTCCCCGGCTGGAAGGCCTGA
- a CDS encoding mechanosensitive ion channel family protein, producing MWEELQLQIIKPAAWFKFGLGLLVTVALYRLGLTVLRLLRPRMSQGFYPVLHGLLLLSSLLLLLGLSTQAFYLTSSPLFDLGKSVMDALQATGGQLLLIAALSLVAWSLIGEAAGRIVPSDEFNRRTVRVRTLKGVVESTLKAVVLFTALIAVLQTVGVNATSLLASASVLGLAVSFGAQSLIKDIFNGFFILLSDQYGVGDDVDLNLGAVSGTVEAIDLRTTSVRDISGTLHIMQNGQITAISVKSKDWARVVATVDVAYEADVDQAIRVLEQVSRDLYADEHWHSYFLSEPDVQGVTALGTDAITLRALFKVGPKSQYAVGREFNRRIKIAMDEAGISIPYPQRRMSFGDGPLEIRLVQGNAVQANPAQGDPAQVELAQGTPFPHAPAEQDRQSPLVTPPLKRNAD from the coding sequence ATGTGGGAAGAACTTCAGCTTCAGATTATCAAGCCGGCCGCCTGGTTCAAGTTCGGGCTGGGCCTTTTGGTCACCGTGGCGCTCTACCGCCTGGGACTGACCGTGCTGCGGCTCCTGCGGCCCCGCATGAGTCAGGGGTTTTACCCGGTGCTGCACGGTCTGCTGCTGCTGAGCAGCCTGCTGCTGCTGCTGGGACTCAGCACTCAGGCCTTTTACTTGACTTCCAGCCCGCTGTTTGACCTAGGCAAATCGGTGATGGATGCGCTCCAGGCCACCGGCGGCCAGCTGCTGCTGATTGCGGCGCTGTCCCTGGTCGCCTGGTCGCTGATTGGAGAAGCGGCCGGGCGCATCGTGCCCAGCGACGAATTCAACCGCCGCACGGTGCGGGTGCGGACGCTCAAGGGAGTGGTGGAAAGCACCCTCAAGGCCGTGGTGCTGTTCACGGCGCTGATTGCGGTCCTGCAGACCGTCGGCGTGAATGCCACCAGCCTGCTGGCCAGTGCCTCGGTGCTGGGCCTGGCAGTCAGTTTCGGGGCACAGAGCCTGATCAAGGACATCTTCAACGGCTTTTTTATTCTGCTGTCGGACCAGTACGGCGTGGGCGACGATGTGGACCTGAACCTGGGCGCGGTCTCGGGCACGGTAGAGGCCATCGACCTGCGGACCACTTCGGTGCGCGACATCAGCGGCACGCTGCACATCATGCAAAACGGCCAAATTACCGCCATCAGCGTCAAGAGCAAGGACTGGGCGCGGGTGGTGGCTACCGTAGACGTGGCCTACGAGGCCGACGTGGACCAGGCCATCCGGGTACTGGAACAGGTCAGCCGCGACCTGTATGCCGACGAGCACTGGCACAGCTACTTTCTGAGCGAACCGGACGTGCAGGGCGTCACCGCGCTGGGAACCGACGCGATTACCCTGCGCGCCCTGTTCAAGGTCGGCCCCAAAAGCCAGTACGCCGTGGGCCGCGAGTTTAACCGCCGTATCAAGATTGCGATGGATGAGGCAGGTATCAGTATCCCCTACCCGCAGCGCCGCATGAGCTTCGGCGACGGGCCGCTGGAAATTCGGCTGGTCCAGGGCAATGCGGTACAGGCCAATCCAGCGCAGGGCGATCCGGCACAAGTCGAGCTGGCCCAGGGCACCCCGTTTCCTCATGCCCCGGCCGAGCAGGACCGCCAGAGTCCCTTGGTGACGCCGCCACTCAAGCGCAACGCGGACTAG